From a single Oxalobacter vibrioformis genomic region:
- a CDS encoding tetratricopeptide repeat protein, whose translation MKTVLKLFLVVLTCAIAGYAFSGELGDADALYDKGQYRKALEIYLKYPDHPGVQNNIGMIYMKPGMRNEKEALKWFHKSGAQGNTTALYHLGMAYQKGIGVNADKAMALKYYRDAADRGMPEAMNAVGLFYDNGWGIRQNEQQAAKWYQKAADHGNALGHCNLAYVLMYGKIIKHDYNKAHAVLNQCLQANPDNACCNGRLSELYADGWGVSRDFKKAHELRVKAAAGDDAVDMYMMGRDLDYGIGVEKDQTAALNWYQKAAAKDHAKSMYRLYEVYEYGKLGQAVDKKKAAEWRARAEKAMKEQGLSRNEWVDDFRLKMEEADKD comes from the coding sequence ATGAAAACCGTTTTAAAACTGTTCTTGGTTGTATTGACTTGTGCCATTGCCGGTTACGCATTCAGTGGGGAACTGGGTGATGCGGATGCGCTGTATGACAAAGGGCAATACAGGAAGGCTCTTGAAATTTATCTGAAGTATCCAGACCATCCAGGTGTCCAGAACAATATCGGCATGATTTATATGAAGCCCGGCATGAGGAATGAAAAGGAAGCGTTGAAGTGGTTCCACAAGTCGGGTGCCCAGGGCAATACCACAGCGTTATACCATCTTGGCATGGCTTACCAGAAAGGCATTGGTGTCAATGCGGATAAGGCCATGGCCTTGAAATACTATCGGGATGCCGCTGACAGGGGTATGCCTGAAGCAATGAATGCGGTCGGCCTCTTCTACGACAATGGATGGGGCATCAGACAGAATGAACAACAGGCAGCGAAGTGGTATCAGAAAGCCGCCGATCACGGGAATGCCCTCGGCCATTGCAACCTGGCTTATGTGCTCATGTATGGCAAGATCATCAAACACGATTACAATAAGGCGCATGCAGTTTTAAACCAGTGTTTGCAGGCCAATCCTGATAACGCCTGCTGTAATGGCCGCTTGTCTGAACTGTATGCTGACGGGTGGGGTGTGTCGAGAGACTTTAAAAAAGCGCACGAACTTCGTGTAAAGGCAGCAGCAGGTGACGATGCTGTTGACATGTATATGATGGGACGTGATCTGGATTACGGTATCGGTGTCGAAAAAGACCAGACTGCGGCACTTAACTGGTATCAGAAAGCTGCCGCGAAAGATCACGCAAAATCCATGTATCGGTTGTATGAAGTATACGAATACGGCAAACTGGGGCAGGCGGTAGACAAGAAGAAAGCGGCTGAATGGAGAGCCAGGGCAGAAAAGGCCATGAAAGAACAGGGATTATCCCGGAATGAATGGGTAGATGATTTCCGGCTCAAAATGGAAGAAGCAGACAAAGATTAA
- the moeA gene encoding molybdopterin molybdotransferase MoeA: protein MKNKSHSLPVAHAQRVISEVVRPLDMKEKVPLKEAFFRVLAEDITSPIDVPFQDNAAMDGYAFSARGLDLGIKQVLKIAGAAFAGHRFEGTLVQGECVQIMTGGVMPEGCDTVIQQENVVVKDGTVTLPAANVAPGANVRLRGEDVKAGETCLTEGTLLQPAHLGLLASLGMAEVAVKKRPVVAIFSTGDELCPVGTPLLAGSIYDSNRYSLYGMVKRLGCEIIDMGVVRDDPKLIRAAFLEAAGRADAIITTGGVSVGEADYTKEVMADLAEMAFWNISMRPGRPMAFGRILSGERQTCVFGLPGNPVAVMATFYFFVRDALYYLMGTYPAPLPHMRVKTVSPLSKRRGRTEYQRGILAPNEQGEWVVRTTGDQGSGMLSSMTQANCMIILPAEGEAVPAGDTVEVVLFEGLV from the coding sequence ATGAAAAACAAAAGTCATTCATTGCCTGTGGCGCATGCACAACGTGTCATCAGTGAAGTCGTTCGTCCGCTCGACATGAAGGAAAAGGTGCCGCTGAAGGAAGCGTTTTTCCGGGTGCTGGCAGAAGATATCACTTCCCCGATTGATGTGCCTTTTCAGGATAATGCGGCGATGGACGGATACGCTTTTTCCGCGAGGGGGCTGGACCTGGGAATAAAGCAGGTACTGAAAATCGCCGGTGCGGCTTTTGCCGGGCATCGCTTTGAAGGCACCCTTGTCCAGGGGGAGTGTGTGCAGATCATGACAGGCGGTGTGATGCCCGAAGGCTGCGATACCGTGATCCAGCAGGAAAATGTGGTGGTGAAAGATGGCACTGTCACTCTCCCTGCCGCAAATGTCGCACCGGGCGCCAATGTCCGGCTGCGCGGTGAAGATGTGAAAGCGGGGGAAACCTGCCTGACAGAAGGGACGCTGCTGCAGCCAGCCCATCTTGGGCTGTTGGCTTCACTGGGCATGGCAGAAGTTGCAGTGAAAAAACGCCCGGTTGTCGCGATTTTTTCAACCGGGGACGAGCTTTGCCCGGTTGGCACGCCGCTCTTGGCCGGGAGCATTTACGACAGCAACCGGTATTCGCTTTACGGCATGGTCAAACGCCTGGGCTGCGAGATCATCGATATGGGTGTAGTCAGGGATGATCCCAAACTGATCCGGGCGGCATTTCTTGAGGCGGCAGGCAGGGCCGACGCCATCATCACCACAGGGGGCGTGTCCGTCGGCGAAGCCGACTATACAAAGGAAGTGATGGCCGATCTGGCTGAAATGGCTTTCTGGAATATCAGCATGCGCCCCGGACGCCCGATGGCTTTTGGGCGCATCCTCTCAGGCGAACGGCAAACCTGTGTTTTTGGGCTGCCTGGCAATCCGGTTGCCGTGATGGCCACGTTTTACTTTTTTGTCCGGGATGCGCTCTATTACCTGATGGGAACGTACCCTGCTCCCCTTCCTCACATGCGGGTCAAAACCGTTTCTCCGCTTTCCAAGCGGCGGGGGCGCACGGAGTACCAGCGCGGCATCCTGGCACCAAATGAACAGGGTGAATGGGTTGTGCGCACCACGGGTGACCAGGGCTCCGGCATGCTTTCTTCAATGACACAGGCCAACTGTATGATTATCCTGCCTGCTGAAGGTGAGGCGGTACCGGCCGGGGATACCGTGGAAGTTGTGTTGTTTGAGGGGCTGGTGTAA
- a CDS encoding type II toxin-antitoxin system HipA family toxin: MQCTIEIFKNNWWQECCTVTVDDIAVGRNSSSVTTFNPDYLFEGHQAPSLRFSPQSTTLELPHWPSFLLDLIPQGDGRQYLQEVLELSDGPEADWRMLLTGAINPVGQIRVREAADAYKVRMRQLDPKWWEQGFTTEEVLSRSDAFAEHFDAHGIFSAGATSVQGLAPKLLLVQGKDGLWYADATLPDSRVARHVILKLSRARNMADWTILQHEAAYMRLARDMGLFTTGDMPEWKNDMLFVPRFDRLVTPGRVIRHQQESMVSLAGLIDPETGVTHNRILETLRQYVSDPHQATLEYLRRDIMNLALGNTDNSPYNTAVQTVNGQTRLTPLYDFAPMYLDRDDISRTLEWVDENGNELANWADILNALPFSDAEKTALRNELRTFGQRMEKLEALMAQHGVSDDIMTDRYYGIQNQRWQLREL, encoded by the coding sequence ATGCAGTGCACGATAGAAATCTTCAAGAACAACTGGTGGCAGGAATGCTGTACTGTCACGGTCGACGATATCGCCGTCGGCAGAAACAGTTCGTCTGTCACGACCTTTAATCCGGATTATCTCTTTGAAGGGCACCAGGCGCCTTCATTGCGCTTCAGTCCGCAATCCACCACGCTGGAATTACCGCACTGGCCATCCTTTCTGCTTGATCTCATCCCGCAGGGCGATGGCAGACAATACCTGCAGGAAGTGCTGGAGCTGTCTGACGGCCCGGAGGCTGACTGGCGCATGCTCCTGACGGGCGCCATCAACCCGGTCGGGCAGATACGCGTTCGCGAGGCGGCAGATGCCTATAAGGTGCGGATGCGGCAGTTGGACCCCAAATGGTGGGAGCAGGGCTTTACCACAGAAGAAGTACTCTCCCGCAGCGACGCCTTTGCCGAACATTTTGACGCCCACGGCATATTCAGTGCCGGGGCAACCAGTGTTCAGGGGCTCGCGCCCAAGCTGCTGTTGGTGCAGGGGAAAGATGGCCTCTGGTATGCCGATGCAACGCTACCGGACAGCAGGGTGGCGCGGCATGTCATTCTCAAGCTTTCACGCGCGAGAAACATGGCCGACTGGACCATTCTCCAGCACGAGGCGGCCTACATGCGCCTGGCAAGGGATATGGGGCTTTTCACCACGGGCGACATGCCCGAATGGAAAAATGACATGCTGTTCGTGCCGCGCTTTGACCGTCTCGTCACGCCCGGCAGGGTGATCCGCCACCAGCAGGAAAGCATGGTTTCGCTGGCCGGGCTGATTGATCCCGAGACCGGCGTGACGCATAACCGGATACTGGAGACCCTCCGGCAGTACGTGAGCGATCCGCACCAGGCCACCCTGGAATACCTCAGGCGAGACATCATGAACCTTGCCCTTGGCAATACCGACAACAGCCCGTACAACACCGCTGTGCAGACGGTGAATGGACAAACCCGGCTGACGCCGCTTTATGATTTTGCCCCCATGTATCTCGACAGGGATGACATATCCCGTACCCTCGAATGGGTGGATGAAAACGGCAATGAACTTGCCAACTGGGCCGATATCCTCAATGCACTCCCGTTTTCAGACGCGGAAAAAACCGCATTGCGCAACGAACTGCGCACCTTTGGCCAGCGCATGGAAAAACTTGAAGCCCTGATGGCGCAGCATGGCGTCAGCGATGACATCATGACAGACCGCTATTACGGTATCCAGAACCAGCGCTGGCAGTTGCGAGAGCTGTAG
- the mobA gene encoding molybdenum cofactor guanylyltransferase MobA codes for MSKALAKEAVTGLVLAGGRGTRMGSVDKGLQLFRGKPLFIHAAERLAPQVGALLLNANQNIARYAESGLAVVSDEPLTFSGPLAGFATGLKHCKTPYLVTVPCDSPFFPETLVEALGKALLRENADIAIAATGRVTDVTLQPVFCLMRRELLPHLLAFLETGQRKIDAWYGSLHVAHAHFMDETAFHNINTLAELETLEKTTGKKE; via the coding sequence ATGAGCAAAGCGCTGGCAAAAGAAGCGGTTACGGGGCTGGTTCTGGCTGGTGGACGCGGCACAAGAATGGGCTCGGTAGACAAGGGCCTCCAGCTTTTTCGCGGCAAACCGCTTTTCATACACGCGGCAGAAAGGCTGGCTCCCCAGGTCGGTGCTTTGCTGCTGAATGCCAACCAGAATATTGCACGTTATGCTGAAAGCGGGCTGGCGGTTGTTTCAGATGAGCCTCTCACGTTTTCCGGCCCGCTGGCAGGCTTTGCCACCGGCCTGAAGCACTGCAAAACGCCTTATCTGGTCACGGTCCCCTGCGATTCTCCCTTTTTTCCTGAAACGCTGGTGGAAGCACTGGGCAAAGCGCTCCTGCGGGAAAATGCCGATATAGCGATTGCCGCTACAGGTCGTGTGACAGACGTCACACTACAGCCGGTTTTCTGCCTGATGCGGCGGGAACTTCTTCCGCATCTTCTGGCTTTTCTTGAAACCGGCCAGCGTAAAATAGATGCCTGGTATGGATCACTTCATGTGGCCCATGCGCACTTCATGGATGAGACGGCATTTCACAATATCAACACACTGGCAGAGCTGGAAACCCTGGAAAAAACAACCGGCAAAAAAGAATAA
- the moaA gene encoding GTP 3',8-cyclase MoaA, which translates to MQEKVISIIPVATPAAARQAPAIPVADRLARPLRDLRISVTDRCNLRCVYCMPKQVFGRDFQFIPHSEMLSFEEISRLAGIFVNLGVEKIRLTGGEPLMRRHVENLVEQLAMLKTPDGHDIDLTLTTNGALLAKKARSLYDAGLKRITVSLDALDDRVFRRMNDVDFPVAQVLAGIEAAQSAGFSPLKVNTVVKKGMNEQEILPIARHFRHTGIIPRFIEYMDAGNTNGWLSDEIVPSDTLVSLIHAEIPLEPLSPNYPGETASRWRYRDGSGEIGVIASVTQAFCGDCTRIRMSTTGRLYTCLFATAGFDLKPLIRDGWSDEQLAHVLARHWQNRENRYSELRNTRTAMPGQKVEMSYIGG; encoded by the coding sequence ATGCAAGAGAAAGTCATTTCCATTATTCCTGTGGCAACGCCTGCTGCTGCGAGGCAGGCTCCTGCTATCCCGGTAGCAGACAGGTTGGCGCGCCCGCTGCGTGATCTGCGCATATCGGTGACGGACCGCTGCAACCTGCGCTGTGTCTACTGCATGCCGAAACAGGTTTTCGGCAGGGATTTCCAGTTTATCCCGCATTCGGAAATGCTGTCTTTCGAGGAAATCAGCCGTCTTGCCGGTATTTTCGTGAATCTTGGCGTTGAAAAGATACGCCTGACTGGTGGCGAGCCGCTGATGCGGCGTCATGTGGAAAATCTTGTTGAACAACTGGCAATGCTCAAAACGCCGGATGGCCATGATATTGACCTGACACTCACCACCAACGGCGCGCTCCTCGCCAAAAAGGCCCGGTCGCTGTATGACGCAGGCTTGAAACGCATTACGGTCTCCCTGGATGCGCTGGATGACAGAGTATTTCGCCGGATGAATGATGTGGATTTTCCGGTCGCGCAGGTATTGGCAGGCATTGAGGCGGCGCAGTCTGCCGGTTTTTCTCCGCTCAAGGTGAATACGGTTGTCAAGAAAGGGATGAATGAGCAGGAAATCCTGCCGATTGCCCGCCATTTCAGGCACACGGGTATCATTCCCCGCTTTATTGAGTATATGGATGCGGGAAATACCAATGGGTGGCTCTCAGACGAGATTGTGCCGTCTGACACGCTGGTCAGCCTGATACATGCCGAGATACCGCTGGAACCCCTGTCACCGAATTATCCGGGCGAGACAGCCTCCCGGTGGCGCTACCGCGACGGCAGCGGTGAAATCGGGGTCATTGCCAGTGTGACGCAGGCCTTTTGCGGCGACTGCACCCGGATTCGCATGTCAACAACAGGCCGGCTGTATACCTGCCTTTTTGCCACGGCCGGTTTTGACCTGAAACCGCTCATCCGTGATGGCTGGTCTGATGAGCAACTCGCCCATGTGCTGGCGCGCCACTGGCAAAACCGCGAAAACCGGTATTCGGAACTGCGAAACACCCGTACGGCGATGCCTGGCCAGAAGGTGGAAATGTCCTATATAGGCGGATGA
- a CDS encoding putative periplasmic lipoprotein, protein MRKILLFMITALFLNAACADPVPPRLMRNLKGHHVMRVSLQKGTLKLITTHAVVSRDIYEKVISEGACSVLVANPEKGWEKARIDRIEVLSQDERQGYAFIDARNTCLELGRIKDESQRKAYFTKQTWICAMEICDDPKPDTGAKDKK, encoded by the coding sequence ATGCGAAAAATACTGTTATTCATGATTACCGCCCTTTTTCTGAATGCAGCCTGCGCTGATCCTGTTCCCCCCAGGCTGATGCGCAACCTCAAAGGGCATCACGTTATGCGGGTGTCTTTGCAAAAGGGCACACTCAAGCTCATAACAACCCATGCCGTAGTTAGCCGCGACATTTACGAAAAAGTCATCTCAGAAGGCGCCTGTTCTGTCCTTGTTGCCAATCCGGAAAAGGGCTGGGAAAAGGCCCGGATCGACCGTATTGAAGTCCTGAGCCAGGATGAGCGCCAGGGATATGCCTTTATTGATGCGCGCAACACCTGCCTGGAGTTGGGCAGGATCAAGGATGAAAGCCAGCGCAAGGCTTATTTCACAAAACAGACCTGGATCTGCGCCATGGAAATCTGCGACGACCCCAAACCGGATACCGGCGCAAAAGACAAAAAATAA
- a CDS encoding DUF5610 domain-containing protein, protein MTTINNMQQNAAAVSTSKESNTSNVTSKIASQKPTASNMRASQNAMIIEASLKVSVKAGDNPQGLLFRSSLESVYESIGGFQSKIDPDYQMPSMNDANNPFATPEGTAGVILGFSLGLYERFAASHKGEDEAEVAAKFIETIRGGFEKGYGEAVDILEALNVFDGNVKSEIQKTWDLVQKGYDDWLSDKLASFQKPETQPETKPADVTGDTKVSD, encoded by the coding sequence ATGACGACTATTAACAATATGCAGCAAAACGCTGCGGCCGTTTCCACGAGCAAAGAATCAAATACCAGCAATGTCACAAGTAAAATTGCCAGCCAGAAACCAACTGCTTCCAATATGCGTGCATCACAGAATGCCATGATTATTGAAGCTTCTCTCAAAGTTTCCGTCAAAGCCGGTGACAATCCACAGGGACTCTTGTTCCGCTCCAGCCTGGAAAGCGTTTACGAATCAATTGGCGGTTTTCAATCCAAGATCGACCCGGATTACCAGATGCCGTCGATGAACGACGCAAACAATCCGTTTGCCACCCCGGAAGGCACGGCAGGTGTTATCCTGGGCTTTTCACTGGGCCTGTATGAGCGATTTGCCGCTTCCCATAAAGGTGAAGACGAGGCTGAAGTGGCTGCCAAATTCATCGAAACCATCCGCGGCGGCTTTGAAAAAGGCTACGGCGAGGCTGTTGATATCCTGGAAGCGCTGAACGTCTTTGACGGCAACGTCAAGAGCGAAATCCAGAAGACCTGGGATCTGGTGCAAAAAGGCTATGATGATTGGCTGTCAGACAAGCTGGCTTCATTTCAGAAACCGGAAACCCAGCCAGAAACCAAGCCTGCTGATGTGACGGGTGATACCAAGGTAAGCGATTAA
- a CDS encoding WD40 repeat domain-containing protein, with the protein MQTESDPQKEWKEKTLAYAKAINDYVEKGTKDGWENAGDEPSSAGRDHLVPHLLVVLREANRLGKTDLFREYWPPAHEPFAFMLDENGQSIPMLCLLPDGSILARIGAPYESGKVVHIQGTTVETVPGIDFFGCCPNKRYFAVASGNGIRITDGWQGEEVALCSWPTGIEDIPEGFSVAPLKSRPDPTRLIPFPDGRRVLLVSEDGIFVLSPDGANRLQPTPEELKEYFSWSQKEYPQEELSVNVSMEHGAVSPDGKYIAVGAQDGKHHVFDESLKLIAEIGPHNEYPHYALFSADSDMLALNACHFYNGATIGVPTAMLNGLNTDYYEEKEGIILLQDGARVYAGVSRNDEFILGDAYGYLRACSKTGEPRWQHFIGSTISAIDMSPDGKKLVVSTYAGFISLIELDAGKQQPYQIGNGDHYEERRWIFWKNEPAPLTW; encoded by the coding sequence ATGCAGACCGAGTCTGATCCGCAAAAAGAATGGAAAGAAAAAACGCTGGCCTATGCCAAAGCGATCAATGACTATGTCGAAAAAGGCACAAAAGACGGATGGGAAAATGCTGGAGATGAGCCGTCATCGGCGGGAAGAGATCATCTCGTTCCTCACCTGCTGGTTGTCTTAAGAGAAGCTAACCGGCTGGGCAAGACCGATCTTTTCAGGGAGTACTGGCCGCCTGCCCATGAGCCTTTTGCCTTTATGCTCGATGAAAACGGCCAGAGTATTCCCATGCTCTGCCTGTTGCCGGATGGTTCCATTCTTGCCAGGATTGGTGCGCCCTATGAAAGCGGGAAGGTGGTCCATATTCAGGGAACAACGGTTGAAACGGTTCCCGGGATCGACTTTTTCGGGTGTTGCCCCAACAAGCGCTACTTTGCCGTTGCTTCAGGCAATGGCATCAGGATTACCGATGGCTGGCAGGGCGAAGAGGTCGCCCTTTGTTCCTGGCCGACAGGAATCGAAGACATTCCCGAAGGATTTTCCGTCGCCCCCCTGAAATCACGCCCGGACCCGACAAGGCTCATCCCTTTCCCGGATGGCAGGCGTGTCCTCCTGGTGAGCGAAGACGGTATATTTGTCCTGTCCCCGGATGGCGCAAACCGCCTTCAGCCAACCCCTGAAGAACTGAAAGAATATTTCTCGTGGTCGCAAAAAGAATATCCTCAAGAAGAGTTGTCGGTTAATGTCTCGATGGAGCATGGCGCGGTTTCGCCTGATGGAAAATATATCGCTGTCGGCGCACAGGATGGCAAACATCATGTATTTGACGAGAGTCTGAAGCTGATAGCAGAAATCGGTCCGCACAATGAGTACCCGCACTATGCGCTTTTCAGTGCAGACAGTGACATGCTGGCCTTAAATGCCTGCCATTTCTATAACGGGGCGACAATCGGGGTTCCCACGGCCATGCTCAACGGATTGAATACCGACTACTACGAAGAGAAAGAAGGGATCATTCTCCTGCAGGATGGCGCACGCGTCTATGCCGGTGTTTCCCGCAATGATGAGTTTATCCTGGGCGATGCCTATGGCTATCTCCGGGCATGCAGCAAGACCGGAGAGCCACGCTGGCAGCATTTCATCGGGTCGACCATCAGCGCCATCGATATGTCACCCGACGGCAAAAAACTGGTAGTCTCCACTTATGCCGGTTTTATTTCCCTGATTGAACTGGATGCAGGGAAACAGCAGCCATACCAGATAGGCAATGGCGACCACTATGAAGAACGCCGCTGGATTTTCTGGAAAAACGAGCCAGCGCCGCTGACCTGGTAA
- a CDS encoding tetratricopeptide repeat protein, whose protein sequence is MSLSAQQGYAPARFNPGYYMRGQGVRKAFEAAVALFQKAENQGLPDAQVLPGEAQERGNGVKPDRKEVVKWYKKVALQGDKDAIAKLKKMSQDK, encoded by the coding sequence GTGAGCCTGTCTGCCCAACAGGGATATGCACCGGCCCGGTTCAATCCTGGGTATTACATGCGAGGACAGGGTGTCAGAAAGGCTTTTGAAGCAGCCGTTGCATTGTTCCAGAAAGCGGAAAACCAGGGCTTGCCAGATGCACAGGTGCTTCCTGGCGAAGCACAGGAACGCGGCAACGGCGTAAAGCCGGATCGCAAGGAGGTTGTCAAGTGGTACAAGAAAGTTGCTCTACAGGGCGACAAGGATGCCATTGCCAAGCTGAAAAAGATGTCACAAGATAAATGA
- a CDS encoding 3-hydroxyacyl-CoA dehydrogenase family protein, translating to MQIQEIRTVACLGTGTMGHGIAFLAAKAGYDVRFFGRTKESIEKGMADIDRAIALYENSGLMPTGRADAIRQRIQPFTSVEKAVAGADMVMESVIEDLAVKQYVFAEAERHSREGAILATDTSSLSLSAIASGLKHPEYFLGIHFFTPPYLMPVVEVCPIRQTLPTVREMGAEWVRSLGNEPVVMEKEVPGMIINRIQAACLREALHMLEQGWASAGTIDRAIAMSLGRRYAVTGPLESADMGGLDILSSMLTQLAPTLSDRIDGGPLMEAAVKAGNLGMKTGKGIYDWPEETIEARRSAREQSLVAFLKADVAKKGR from the coding sequence ATGCAAATTCAGGAAATCAGGACAGTTGCCTGTTTGGGAACCGGCACCATGGGACATGGTATTGCCTTCCTTGCTGCGAAAGCCGGATATGACGTTCGCTTTTTTGGCCGCACAAAAGAAAGCATTGAAAAAGGCATGGCTGACATTGACCGGGCCATCGCGCTTTACGAGAACAGCGGCCTGATGCCAACCGGCAGGGCTGATGCGATCAGGCAACGTATCCAGCCTTTTACCAGTGTTGAAAAAGCCGTAGCCGGTGCGGATATGGTGATGGAATCCGTGATTGAAGACCTGGCAGTCAAGCAGTATGTTTTTGCCGAAGCCGAGCGCCACAGCCGTGAAGGCGCCATCCTGGCGACAGATACCTCCAGTCTTTCCCTTTCTGCGATCGCCAGCGGCCTGAAGCACCCGGAATATTTTCTCGGCATCCACTTCTTTACGCCGCCTTATCTCATGCCGGTCGTTGAAGTCTGCCCGATCAGACAGACATTGCCTACCGTGCGCGAAATGGGTGCCGAATGGGTCAGGTCCCTTGGCAATGAGCCGGTAGTTATGGAAAAAGAAGTGCCCGGCATGATCATCAACCGCATCCAGGCAGCCTGTCTGCGTGAGGCACTTCATATGCTGGAGCAGGGCTGGGCAAGTGCCGGGACAATTGACCGGGCAATCGCCATGTCGTTAGGACGCCGCTATGCGGTTACCGGTCCTCTTGAAAGCGCTGATATGGGCGGGCTTGATATTCTCTCCAGTATGCTCACCCAGCTTGCCCCCACGCTCTCTGACCGCATCGATGGTGGCCCGCTCATGGAAGCAGCGGTAAAAGCAGGCAATCTGGGCATGAAAACCGGCAAGGGCATCTATGACTGGCCCGAAGAAACCATTGAGGCGCGCCGCAGTGCCCGCGAACAGTCACTCGTTGCTTTTCTGAAAGCCGATGTGGCGAAAAAAGGCAGATAG